The Macaca nemestrina isolate mMacNem1 chromosome 6, mMacNem.hap1, whole genome shotgun sequence genome window below encodes:
- the LOC105467166 gene encoding cyclin-I2: MASGARFPPQPSSSEVSAVQSPGGRPGAHLEEAALGVPLPRSPGEAPLPPSTRSRCPGTSQPGAASLHAASATVRLRPRRNTAPAGRTTDPVPAAAPEQAPRPAPQSPKPRNLEGVLDERRLLCHLQLAQDREARLWRGGKPQRDEICNAFEGVVLWLLRLQNIFYFSQSTFNLALTIFSRLLISVKVKEKYLHCATITSLRLAAKVNEEQEFIPQVKDFIKHYGSDYSPNELLRMELAILDRLHWDLYIGTPLDFLTIVSKEAFTESTLNSFVPLEQLFTT, from the exons ATGGCCTCGGGCGCTCGGTTCCCGCCGCAACCGTCGAGCTCAGAAGTCAGCGCAGTCCAGAGCCCAGGCGGGCGTCCAGGCGCCCATCTGGAGGAAGCAGCCCTGGGCGTTCCTCTCCCGCGGTCTCCGGGGGAGGCCCCTCTGCCCCCGAGCACCCGGAGCAGGTGCCCTGGGACCAGCCAGCCCGGAGCGGCTTCCCTCCACGCTGCGTCCGCGACAGTCCGCCTGCGGCCCCGGCGTAATACGGCCCCGGCCGGGAGAACCACAGACCCGGTCCCCGCAGCCGCCCCAGAGCAAGCTCCGCGGCCCGCTCCACAGTCCCCCAAGCCGCGCAACCTGGAAGGCGTCCTCGACGAGCGCCGGCTGCTCTGCCACTTGCAGCTGGCCCAGGACCGCGAGGCGCGCCTGTGGCGGGGCGGCAAACCCCAG CGGGATGAAATCTGCAATGCCTTCGAGGGAGTCGTGCTGTGGCTCCTGCGGCTTCAGAACATCTTTTACTTCTCCCAATCCACTTTTAACCTGGCCCTCACCATCTTCAGCCGCCTCCTGATATCAGTGAAG GTAAAAGAGAAATACCTACATTGCGCCACAATTACTTCCTTGAGGCTTGCTGCAAAAGTTAATGAAGAACAGGAG tttaTTCCACAAGTAAAAGACTTCATAAAGCACTATGGCTCTGACTATTCCCCGAATGAGCTGCTAAGGATGGAGCTGGCTATTCTGGACAGACTGCACTGGGACCTCTATATTGGGACGCCGCTGGACTTCTTGACTATAGTGAGTAAGGAGGCGTTTACAGAGTCTACCCTAAACTCATTTGTGCCTTTGGAACAGCTGTTTACAACATAG